The Maridesulfovibrio salexigens DSM 2638 region GCTGAAAAACTGGGATGTGAATTGCGCCCGGATGGTTTCATCAAAGTTGATCCCACCCAGCGCACCAGCGTGGAACGGGTTTATGCAGCCGGAGACGTGACCGGAGGCGTACGCCAGATCATTACCGCCACCGGACAGGGAGCAGCCGCAGCACTGACCGCCTTTGATGATTTCACCAGACTATTTGATGACATCAAGGATAATACTAAGAATATTTGGTAAAAAATTAAGCGTCCTGTTTTCTAAAAACAGGACGCTTTTTTGTTGAATTAGTTCGGAAACAAATCCTGCTCTGTAGCTAGAAAATTATTCACTGTCCGGCCAAGACCAACAGGGTCCTGATACATGAGCCAGTGGGTTGCATTCTTGTAGCGTATCAGCCAGCTTCCTTTTAATTGGTCCGCTATTTTAGCGGACAGCTTCTCAGGCAGGATATCATCATCCAGACCGGAAATGACCAGCGTAGATTTATCAAGACTGTTAAGCTGCGAACAGCATCCATCCCACTCTATCATGGCATCAGCCTGAGCCTGAATTATTGACGTGTCTGGAGGACTTGCCGGACGTGGCAGCCTTGCGTAGGCATCAGGATACTTTTCAATCCAACCGGACGGGAAGAAATGGCTCAGCAACTCTTTGACATCCATCTTCAACAATTTTTGGGTAATATCTGCAACAGGCTTCGCTTCGCAGGAAGCACCAAGTAAAACCAGCTTCCCTACTTTGTCAGGATAATTAAGCGTCATTTCCTGAGCAATCAGTCCGCCCATGGACCAGCCGAACACATCAGCTTTTGGATAGCCGAGTTCACCTAACAACCCGGCACTGTCCACGGCCATACGGGAAATGGTTATTTCCTCAGTCCCATTACTTGAACTGCCCATGCCCCGGTTATCAAAGATGATCACCGTATGCTCCTTGCCCAATTCACGAACCAGCTGCGCATCCCAAAGATCCATAGTCCCGGCAAAACCCATGATCATGAGCAGAGGGGGACCCTCGCCAAATGTTCGGTAAGCAAGCTGCACGTCATCAACCTGCATTACGGATTTCGGCAAAGGAGCAAGATAGTGCTCGGAATCAGGCACATTCTTTTGTGCACATCCGGCCAAAAATACAAACAGGAAAAGAGGTACGATTAAACGACGCATACGGTCTCCGTTTCTAAGATTTCATATCAGATTACTCTTCATCACTCTTTTTGGGAAGCTGACCGGCTTCAGCCTCTTCTGCAACCTCATGCTCATCAACTTCATCTTCATCCGTGATATGATTAACAGGTTCTCTCTCAACAGGAGTATCAAGACCCTGCCCCTCGGTTTCAGACATCTCTTTCTTTGCTTCGGCTTTACCGAAATGATCCGTAATAACCTCATTGCGTACCTTGGTTATACTGAAAGGTTCGCCCTTACTGACCAGCACAGCCACGCGGTGCAGGAAATCACGAATTGCTGCAGCCTGATCACGCAGATCACCGCAAATTATCTCACACCGCTCACTTATATCGCGCAGGCCGTTGATCATAAGGCGGGATTCAGGATTATCCTTAAGCAAAAACAATGTAGCCAGCATTGATGCATCAGCTCCCCCCAGTCCGTCAGGAATTGCAGCGTAAATCTGATATTCTTCACTGACAGCATCCTCAACCATTTCCTGAACAATCGTGATTAAAGCTTCGTCAGTCCCCATTTCATCTTTGCGGCTGAAAATAAGCAGCCACATGGAACGCATTTCAGCATCAAGACCTGAATCAAGGATGTCTGATGTGCTTAGCACTCCTTCCACGAATCTTTTAAACAATATCCGACAGGCCAGATTAATCCGCTCTTTCTCACCATTGAGCTGTGCCCTTTCTCTCAATTGACGGTCGGCCATAATCATTTCCCTAAGCTCACGGCGCATTTCAGCATCACTCAGGTCTTCCAGCTCTGCTTCAAGCTGCTCTTCAGCCATGTCGCGCAGGGCGTAAAATTCCTGCTTCATATGCTGGTTACGGGCCTGCGGTTCAAGCATTTCGTAAAGGCGATCATAGTGGCCTTCGCCCAGCTGGGCTTTCCAACTCTTGCACAGAATTAACGCAGTCACCGGATCTTTAACCCCGATAGCTTCCAACGCCCCGGCATACATGGCCTGCTTTACTGTAAGCAAACGCAATTGCAAAAATTCAGGATTGCTACCCCTGTATAGCCGCAGAATAGCCCCCTCCAGCAGACGTTCCCCATGTTTCAGCGAAGCAGCATCAGGACTGAGATTAACCGCCTTAAGCACTGAATCTATGGTTGCTGCGGCTGTAACCTCCTTCCAGTTCTGATATTCCTGACTCTGGTGACGGGCAACAGCATCCACTGCTGTCTTGCGTCGTGATTCCAGAATATCCATAAAACGGGTCCGGCATTCATCATCGGGCAGCCCG contains the following coding sequences:
- a CDS encoding alpha/beta fold hydrolase, translating into MRRLIVPLFLFVFLAGCAQKNVPDSEHYLAPLPKSVMQVDDVQLAYRTFGEGPPLLMIMGFAGTMDLWDAQLVRELGKEHTVIIFDNRGMGSSSNGTEEITISRMAVDSAGLLGELGYPKADVFGWSMGGLIAQEMTLNYPDKVGKLVLLGASCEAKPVADITQKLLKMDVKELLSHFFPSGWIEKYPDAYARLPRPASPPDTSIIQAQADAMIEWDGCCSQLNSLDKSTLVISGLDDDILPEKLSAKIADQLKGSWLIRYKNATHWLMYQDPVGLGRTVNNFLATEQDLFPN